The Mya arenaria isolate MELC-2E11 chromosome 16, ASM2691426v1 genome includes a window with the following:
- the LOC128221491 gene encoding homeobox-like protein HDP1, which produces MILMWILFYRVVIADPYNRFRPPFAEAVIPNDRTLPETPPSPDWRTPYADGRFGLHHKRPPFSDSISGFTHNRPPSSYKVPNVSYFDRQSLPVGDSGSLFSVRPSASIPRHRGYYVSKPRERGVPSRVSGSPEVSRVIQYLSYASDRDTTGPTRERYINPNPEELLGVANVPRGVPRHLQAPFLSGARATLEPTRAPYRFNGQPTSPPRLREFPFAGSPEARRAQKRRAFPMHNSGSPEYNRLTAPPNGRMNRFTVPVSPEPTRGAGNRRTRLPTEPTRRGSTLSRNNLDTVMASPRRRGQAWYRLPLTRPSSGNIAPYQTFHTDVSYSYYNTKTSGSPRVGNNAYTQRKRVLPLARSMISRNRVIKNPQKKMSLSAFHAQSEVERNAIQTIQDRHESSERNNSSYVNISIARDIFADFNNGQHGKNSLEYINTHYPIYRTTSLLKLRIQKEINEQSVKKGKRKDNESDWLKGLWNNLTPNNSTYEDVNGNKVVNSLIFNNNFANQQKGATINSSKVNVENQLIIGNTVFEGNRIGNEGFALNPSASELFTNKTPTSDLFRPNMHTKNITTADTDASNAIFDTANVTDLWETMVDTTHNVYKSNIPKDTSTNADISNTKVDTVSKTNLSKTKVESASNNYNLNTLVDTEMTIDNTNIIVETGTNKDTNVYTATKISNKQVDSGANIDNLNTLVVRGTNIKENINILVDTGTNIDNFNTLVDTGTNIGNFNTLVDTGTNMDNSNTLVDTGTSMDNLNTLFDTGTNMDKFNTPIDTGTNIDNFNTLEDTATRIENFNTLVDTGTNMDNLNTLVDTGTNMDNFTTLVDNGTNMDNFNTLVDTGTNMDNFNTLVDTGTIIDNLNTLVDTGTNMDNLNTLVDTGTNIDNLNTLVDTGTNIDNLNTHVDTGTNIDNLNTHVDIGTNMDNFNTIVDTGTNMDKFNTPMDTETNIDNLNTHMDIGTNMDNFSTIVDTGTNMDNLNTLVNTGMNVDNFNTIIDTGTNMKNLNPLVDTGTNMDIFNTQVDTGTKIDNFNTLVDTGTNKDNLNTLVDTGTNLDNFNSLVDTGTNMDHFNTLVDTGTNMEYFNTLVDTGSNIDNFNTLVDTGTNMDNLNTLVDTGTNMDNFNSLVDTGTNMDHFNTLVDTGTNKDNINTIVDTGTNMDNLNTLVDTGTNIDNLNTLVDTGTNMDNLNTLVDTGTNMDNLNTHVDIGTNMDNFNTIVDTGTNMDKFNTPMDTETNIDNLNTHMDIGTNMDNFNTIVDTGTNMDNLNTLVNTGMNVDNFNTIIDTGTNMKNLNPLVDTGTNMDIFNTQVDTGTKIDNFNTLVDTGTNKDNLNTLVDTGTNMDNFNSLVDTGTNMDHFNTLVDTGTNMEYFNTLVDTGSNIDNFNTLVDTGTNKDNLNTLVDTGTNMDNFNSLVDTGTSMDHFNTLVDTGTNKDNINTIVDTGTNMDNVNTLVDTGTNIEHFNTLVDTGTNMDNLNTLVDTGTNMDNLNTHVDIGTNMDNFNTIVDTGTNMNKFNTHMDTETNIDNLNTHMDIGTNMDNFNTIVDTGTNMDNLNTLVNTGMNVDNFNTIIDTGTNMENLNPLVDTVTNMDIFNTQVDTGTKIDNFNTLVDTGTNKDNLNTLVDTGTNMDNFNSLVDTGTNMDHFNTLVDTGTNMEYFNTLVDTGSNIDNFYTLVDTGTNMDNLNTLVDTGTNMDNFNSLVDTGTSMDHFNTLVDTGTNMDNFNTLVDTGSNKDNFNTIVDTGTNMDNVNTLVDTGTDIEHFNTLVDTGTNMDNLNTLVDTGTNMDNLNTHVDTGTNMDNFTTPVDTGTNMDNFNTLVDTGTNMDNLNTLVDTGTNIDNLNTHADTGTNMDNLNTLLDTGTNMDNFTTLVDTGTNIDNLNTPVDIGTNMDNFNTIVDIGTNIDNLNTLVDTGTNIDNLNTPVDIGTNMDNFNTPVDTGTNMDKFNTPMDTGTNKDNLNTLVDTGTNMDNFSTLMDTGTKIDNINTPVDTATSMDNFTALVDTGTNINNLNTLVAPRTNINNLNTLVDSASNKDNVTSNSSIIIVDTLQTHENVLSFKIDKYIKQHSGASSRDTTSDVSIDQHAGVTVSDNDRVDSIDKLSGVTTSNTAQDVFIDRHASVTSNDLAELLINQQTTVKYSDIANESLKGSYHLIKSPLRNESEGIQSVDTLHIMSTLASNLTKTVIKTNITTERADNDENKANMWPYRTFHNMHNNGEEAIQVNLSMENNIVVQQKRTLGTVSVNNIIDQLGKSVKNNNISSELFTQNVLKQNVSKLFVQNTTDRANNIMKTNDKNTVWTNESSDQKEFRKADHSNIDHKKTRNIPVNHNVHSDDVHTKFQKTTESNAKPFIDYIWTFSNNYRRQLSGQFDFAKSVFNKSMPAMYMFNVYHLGKLPPESHPNVKKTTKHHNNIIKNIPTSGTFFQSHIDTHTRTKRQSNQDPVSRDILRKLLFGLLLVSSGSTKSKPQLVIDQSPHKPPSLFPSKQTHAPVINRDMKDTLIYKFSENATSSLLKSLLYGPLKHKEHGIQSTFESEKKLKFSRSDMTNVPSTDALIKGSKNFEKTTDSNVMRTVESTVKTVFNNTSPVYTVKPSISERDMLIRLLNGTLRYRDV; this is translated from the exons ATGATTTTGATGTGGATTTTGTTCTACCGTGTG GTTATAGCCGATCCCTATAATCGTTTTAGACCACCTTTCGCCGAAGCTGTAATCCCAAATGACAGAACGCTACCTGAAACACCGCCAAGTCCGGATTGGAGAACACCCTATGCCGACGGCAGGTTCGGCTTGCATCATAAAAGACCGCCATTCTCCGATAGTATATCCGGATTTACACATAACAGACCGCCTTCTTCATATAAAGTACCTAATGTTTCTTATTTTGATAGGCAAAGTCTTCCAGTAGGAGATTCAGGATCACTCTTTTCCGTGAGACCATCTGCATCAATTCCAAGACATAGAGGGTATTACGTTTCAAAACCAAGAGAACGAGGAGTTCCTTCGCGTGTCAGTGGGTCTCCTGAAGTTTCAAGGGTAATACAATACCTCTCATATGCTTCGGATCGGGACACAACGGGACCAACAAGAGAACGCTATATAAATCCGAATCCAGAAGAGTTATTAGGTGTTGCAAATGTTCCTCGTGGTGTCCCGAGGCATTTGCAAGCCCCTTTTCTATCTGGTGCTCGAGCAACATTAGAACCAACAAGAGCTCCATACCGTTTTAATGGCCAACCAACATCGCCACCTCGTCTTCGGGAATTTCCATTTGCCGGTAGTCCAGAAGCAAGACGGGCGCAAAAACGTCGAGCATTTCCTATGCACAACAGTGGATCACCGGAATATAATAGATTAACAGCACCGCCAAATGGACGCATGAACCGATTCACTGTGCCTGTGAGCCCAGAACCAACAAGGGGGGCAGGTAATCGGAGAACAAGATTACCAACAGAACCAACGCGTAGGGGTTCAACTTTGAGTCGCAACAATCTAGACACTGTTATGGCATCGCCAAGAAGAAGAGGACAAGCTTGGTATAGACTTCCTCTCACGAGGCCATCGAGTGGCAACATAGCTCCCtatcaaacatttcatacagACGTATCGTATAGCTATTATAATACGAAAACGTCTGGTTCACCACGGGTCGGTAACAATGCATATACTCAAAGAAAACGTGTGTTACCTTTAGCTCGTTCGATGATAAGTAGAAATCGGGTTATAAAAAATCCACAGAAAAAAATGTCTCTTTCAGCTTTTCATGCACAATCCGAAGTTGAACGCAACGCAATACAGACAATACAAGACAGACACGAAAGTTCCGAAAGAAACAATTCATCGTATGTCAACATTTCAATTGCCAGAGATATTTTTGCTGATTTCAATAACGGACAACACGGCAAAAATAGTCTTGAATACATCAACACACACTACCCTATTTATAGAACAACCTCATTGTTAAAATTGCGGATACAAAAGGAAATTAATGAACAGTCAGTAAAAAAAGGAAAACGAAAAGATAATGAATCCGACTGGCTTAAAGGACTTTGGAATAATCTAACCCCAAATAATTCCACTTATGAGGACGTAAATGGAAACAAAGTCGTCAATTCtttgatttttaacaataatttcgCAAATCAGCAAAAAGGCGCTACGATCAACTCCTCCAAAGTGAATGTAGAAAATCAACTTATAATTGGGAACACCGTATTCGAGGGAAATCGAATTGGCAATGAAGGGTTTGCATTGAATCCTAGTGCATCAGAACTTTTTACAAATAAGACACCTACCAGCGACCTGTTTAGACCTAATATGCATACAAAAAACATTACCACAGCAGACACAGATGCTTCAAACGCAATTTTCGATACTGCAAATGTTACAGACTTATGGGAAACAATGGTTGATACCACACACAACgtatataaatcaaacataccCAAGGATACCTCAACAAACGCAGATATTTCAAACACCAAGGTTGACACCGTGAGCAAGacaaatttatcaaaaacaaaagtgGAAAGCGCATCGAATAACTACAATTTAAACACACTAGTGGATACTGAAATGACCATagacaatacaaacataatagTGGAAACTGGAACGAACAAAGACACAAACGTGTATACCGCCACgaaaatttcaaacaaacaagtTGATTCTGGAGCAAACATTGACAATTTAAACACACTAGTGGTTAGAGGAACAAATATAaaggaaaacattaatatacttGTGGATACCGGAACGAACATAGACAATTTTAACACACTTGTTGATACTGGAACGAACATAGGCAATTTTAACACACTAGTGGATACTGGAACGAACATGGACAATTCTAACACACTAGTGGATACTGGAACGAGCATGGacaatttaaacacactttttgacACTGGAACGAACATGGACAAATTTAACACACCTATCGATACTGGAACGAACATAGACAATTTTAACACACTTGAAGATACTGCAACGAGGATTGAGAATTTTAACACACTAGTGGATACTGGAACGAACATGGACAATTTAAACACACTTGTGGATACTGGAACGAACATGGACAATTTTACCACACTTGTGGATAATGGGACGAACATGGACAATTTTAACACACTTGTAGATACTGGAACGAACATGGACAATTTTAACACACTTGTAGATACTGGAACGATCATtgacaatttaaacacattaGTGGATACTGGAACGAACATGGACAATTTAAACACACTTGTGGATACTGGAACGAACATAGACAATTTAAACACACTAGTGGATACCGGAACGAACATAGacaatttaaacacacatgTGGATACTGGAACGAACATAGacaatttaaacacacatgTGGATATTGGAACGAACATGgacaattttaacacaatagTGGATACTGGAACGAACATGGACAAATTTAACACACCTATGGATACTGAAACGAACATAGacaatttaaacacacataTGGATATTGGAACGAACATGGACAATTTTAGCACAATAGTGGATACTGGAACGAACATGGACAATTTAAACACACTTGTGAATACTGGAATGAACGTagacaattttaacacaattatcGATACTGgtacaaacatgaaaaatttAAACCCACTAGTGGATACTGGGACGAACATGGACATTTTTAACACACAAGTGGATACTGGGACGAAAATAGACAATTTTAACACACTAGTGGATACTGGAACGAACAAGGACAATTTAAACACACTAGTGGATACAGGGACgaacttggacaattttaactCACTGGTGGATACTGGAACGAACATGGACCATTTTAACACACTAGTGGATACTGGAACGAACATGGAATATTTTAACACACTAGTGGATACTGGATCGAACATAGACAATTTTAACACACTTGTGGATACTGGAACGAACATGGACAATTTAAACACACTAGTGGATACTGGGACGAACATGGACAATTTTAACTCACTTGTAGATACTGGAACGAACATGGACCATTTTAACACACTAGTGGATACTGGAACGAACAAGGACAATATTAACACAATAGTGGATACTGGAACGAACATGGACAATTTAAACACACTTGTGGATACCGGAACGAACATAGACAATTTAAACACACTAGTGGATACCGGAACGAACATGGACAATTTAAATACACTAGTGGATACTGGAACGAACATGGacaatttaaacacacatgTGGATATTGGAACGAACATGgacaattttaacacaatagTGGATACTGGAACGAACATGGACAAATTTAACACACCTATGGATACTGAAACGAACATAGacaatttaaacacacataTGGATATTGGAACGAACATGgacaattttaacacaatagTGGATACTGGAACGAACATGGACAATTTAAACACACTTGTGAATACTGGAATGAACGTagacaattttaacacaattatcGATACTGgtacaaacatgaaaaatttAAACCCACTAGTGGATACTGGGACGAACATGGACATTTTTAACACACAAGTGGATACTGGGACGAAAATAGACAATTTTAACACACTAGTGGATACTGGAACGAACAAGGACAATTTAAACACACTAGTGGATACAGGGACGAACATGGACAATTTTAACTCACTGGTGGATACTGGAACGAACATGGACCATTTTAACACACTAGTGGATACTGGAACGAACATGGAATATTTTAACACACTAGTGGATACTGGATCGAACATAGACAATTTTAACACACTTGTGGATACTGGAACGAACAAGGACAATTTAAACACACTAGTGGATACTGGGACGAACATGGACAATTTTAACTCACTTGTAGATACTGGAACGAGCATGGACCATTTTAACACACTAGTGGATACTGGAACGAACAAGGACAATATTAACACAATAGTGGATACTGGAACGAACATGGACAATGTTAACACACTTGTGGATACCGGAACGAACATAGAACATTTTAACACACTTGTGGATACTGGAACGAACATGGACAATTTAAATACACTAGTGGATACTGGAACGAACATGGacaatttaaacacacatgTGGATATTGGAACGAACATGgacaattttaacacaatagTGGATACTGGAACGAACATGAACAAATTTAACACACATATGGATACTGAAACGAACATAGacaatttaaacacacataTGGATATTGGAACGAACATGgacaattttaacacaatagTGGATACTGGAACGAACATGGACAATTTAAACACACTTGTGAATACTGGAATGAACGTagacaattttaacacaattatcGATACTGGTACAAACATGGAAAATTTAAACCCACTAGTGGATACTGTGACGAACATGGACATTTTTAACACACAAGTGGATACTGGGACGAAAATAGACAATTTTAACACACTAGTGGATACTGGAACGAACAAGGACAATTTAAACACACTAGTGGATACAGGGACGAACATGGACAATTTTAACTCACTAGTGGATACTGGAACGAACATGGACCATTTTAACACACTAGTGGATACTGGAACGAACATGGAATATTTTAACACACTAGTGGATACTGGATCGAACATAGACAATTTTTACACACTTGTGGATACTGGAACGAACATGGACAATTTAAACACACTAGTGGATACTGGGACGAACATGGACAATTTTAACTCACTTGTTGATACTGGAACGAGCATGGACCATTTTAACACACTAGTGGATACTGGAACGAACATGGACAATTTTAACACACTAGTGGATACAGGATCGAACAAGgacaattttaacacaatagTGGATACTGGAACGAACATGGACAATGTTAACACACTTGTGGATACCGGAACGGACATAGAACATTTTAACACACTTGTGGATACTGGAACGAACATGGACAATTTAAATACACTAGTGGATACTGGAACGAACATGGacaatttaaacacacatgTGGATACTGGAACGAACATGGACAATTTTACCACACCTGTGGATACTGGAACGAACATGGACAATTTTAACACACTTGTGGATACTGGAACGAACATGGACAATTTGAATACACTAGTGGATACCGGAACGAACATAGacaatttaaacacacatgCGGATACTGGAACGAACATGGACAATTTAAACACACTATTGGATACTGGAACGAACATGGACAATTTTACCACACTTGTGGATACTGGAACGAACATAGACAATTTAAACACACCTGTGGATATTGGAACGAACATGgacaattttaacacaatagTGGATATTGGAACGAACATAGACAATTTAAACACACTTGTGGATACTGGAACGAACATAGACAATTTAAACACACCTGTGGATATTGGAACGAACATGGACAATTTTAACACACCTGTGGATACTGGAACGAACATGGACAAATTTAACACACCTATGGATACTGGAACGAACAAGGACAATTTAAACACACTAGTAGATACTGGGACAAACATGGACAATTTTAGCACACTAATGGATACTGGGACGAAAATAGACAATATTAACACACCTGTGGATACTGCAACGAGCATGGACAATTTTACCGCACTTGTGGATACAGGAACgaacataaacaatttaaacacacttGTGGCTCCTCGAACgaacataaacaatttaaacacacttGTCGATTCAGCAAGTAACAAAGACAATGTCACATCAAATTCATCAATCATAATTGTGGATACATTGCAGActcatgaaaatgttttatcatttaagattgacaaatacattaaacagCATTCGGGCGCTTCCTCTCGCGATACTACTAGTGACGTTTCTATTGACCAACATGCTGGCGTTACAGTTAGCGATAATGATCGAGTGGATTCCATTGACAAGCTTTCGGGTGTCACAACTAGTAATACCGCTCAAGATGTTTTCATTGACAGACATGCGAGTGTTACATCTAATGATTTAGCAGAGCTTTTAATCAACCAGCAAACGACAGTTAAATATAGTGATATCGCTAATGAAAGCCTAAAAGGTTCATACCATCTTATAAAGTCACCTTTGAGAAACGAATCTGAGGGAATTCAATCAGTTGATACATTGCATATCATGTCAACACTTGCAAGTAATCTAACTAAGACTGTTATAAAGACTAATATAACGACAGAGAGGGCGgataatgatgaaaataaagcGAATATGTGGCCATACAGAACATTTCACAATATGCATAATAATGGTGAGGAGGCCATTCAGGTCAATTTATCTATGGAGAATAACATTGTCGTTCAACAAAAAAGGACGCTTGGTACCGTAAGTGTTAATAATATAATAGATCAATTAGGTAAGTcagtgaaaaataataatatatcgaGCGAACTTTTCACTCAAAATGTGCTGAAGCAAAATGTATCGAAACTGTTCGTGCAAAATACAACTGATAGAgcaaacaatataatgaaaactaatGACAAGAATACTGTTTGGACAAATGAGTCATCGGATCAAAAGGAGTTTAGAAAAGCTGACCATTCCAACATCGATCACAAGAAAACTAGGAATATTCCAGTAAACCACAACGTACACTCAGATGATGTGCATACTAAATTTCAGAAGACAACAGAATCAAATGCAAAGCCATTCATCGATTATATCTGGACCTTTTCGAACAATTATAGAAGACAATTATCTGGCCAGTTTGATTTTGCTAAATCAGTGTTTAATAAGTCGATGCCAGCTATGTACATGTTTAACGTTTACCATCTTGGAAAATTACCGCCCGAAAGCCATCCTAACGTGAAAAAGACAACCAAACATCATAACAACATCATAAAAAACATACCAACTTCAGGAACATTTTTCCAAAGTCacatagacacacacacacgaacAAAACGTCAATCTAACCAGGATCCCGTTTCAAGAGATATTTTACGCAAGCTGCTTTTTGGACTACTTTTGGTAAGCAGCGGGTCCACCAAAAGCAAGCCTCAACTTGTTATTGACCAAAGTCCCCATAAACCGCCATCTTTATTCCcttcaaaacaaacacacgCTCCGGTAATTAACCGGGATATGAAGGATACGTTAATATATAAATTCTCAGAAAACGCTACTTCTTCACTTTTGAAAAGCCTATTGTATGGACCACTTAAGCATAAAGAACATGGTATTCAAAGCACTTTCGAATCAGAAAAGAAACTTAAGTTTTCACGGTCTGACATGACAAATGTGCCATCGACTGATGCATTAATAAAGGGAAGTAAAAACTTCGAGAAAACTACTGACAGTAATGTTATGAGAACTGTTGAAAGTACTGTTAAAACAGTCTTTAACAACACCTCTCCTGTATATACTGTTAAACCTAGTATAAGTGAAAGAGACATGTTAATACGGCTGTTGAATGGTACTTTGCGTTACAGAGATGTTTGA